In Capsicum annuum cultivar UCD-10X-F1 chromosome 11, UCD10Xv1.1, whole genome shotgun sequence, one genomic interval encodes:
- the LOC107848250 gene encoding cytosolic sulfotransferase 12 isoform X1 yields the protein MTTSQTPLKYLQEDDLSEECKKLVSNLSKEKGWIASYYYNYQGFWLAPRAIQGVIACQQQFQAQDSDIILVTTPKARTTWLKSLLFVLVNRKKHPIFNQNHPLFVKTPHDLVPFLERDLYRNGQVSDFSSFTSPRLFSTHLPYASLPKSVQDSRTKLVYLCRNPRDTFISMWHFANTVKHNHTDTNSIEEVFDLFCKGVTVYGPFWNHVFDSWKQSIEKPNKVLFLMYEEIKAQPKIQLKRLSEFLECPFSVEEENSGVMDEILRMCSFENLTNLEVNTNGKSSLSGTENKIFFRKGEVGDWKNYFTTEMIEKLNHVIEQKLQGSGLRFLYI from the exons ATGACAACATCTCAAACTCCTCTCAAATATTTACAAGAGG ATGACTTAAGTGAAGAGTGTAAAAAATTGGTCTCTAATCTATCCAAAGAAAAAGGATGGATTGCATCATATTACTACAATTATCAAGGTTTTTGGCTAGCACCAAGAGCAATCCAAGGTGTGATTGCATGTCAACAACAATTTCAAGCTCAAGATAGTGATATCATCCTTGTTACAACTCCTAAGGCAAGAACTACTTGGTTAAAATCACTTTTATTTGTTCTGGTAAATCGAAAAAAGCATCCTATTTTTAACCAAAATCACCCTTTATTTGTCAAAACCCCTCATGATCTTGTTCCATTCTTGGAACGTGACCTCTATCGTAATGGTCAAGTCTCTGATTTTTCATCATTCACTTCACCTAGACTCTTTTCAACTCATTTGCCCTATGCTTCGTTGCCAAAATCTGTCCAAGATTCAAGAACCAAACTTGTTTACTTATGTAGGAATCCTAGAGACACTTTTATTTCTATGTGGCATTTTGCAAACACTGTAAAACATAATCACACAGATACCAATTCCATTGAAGAAGTGTTTGATCTTTTTTGCAAGGGTGTGACCGTTTATGGTCCCTTTTGGAATCACGTGTTCGATTCTTGGAAACAAAGCATAGAAAAACCTAACAAAGTACTTTTCTTGATGTATGAAGAAATTAAAGCGCAACCCAAAATTCAGCTTAAACGCTTGTCTGAATTCTTAGAATGTCCATTTTCAGTAGAGGAAGAAAATAGTGGAGTGATGGATGAAATATTAAGAATGTGTAGCTTTGAGAATTTGACCAATTTGGAGGTAAATACAAATGGAAAATCGTCATTATCTGGAAcggaaaataaaattttctttcgtAAAGGAGAAGTTGGAGATTGGAAGAATTATTTTACTACAGAGATGATCGAGAAACTCAACCATGTTATCGAACAAAAGCTTCAAGGATCCGGATTAAGGTTTTTGTACATTTGA
- the LOC107848250 gene encoding cytosolic sulfotransferase 12 isoform X2: protein MTTSQTPLKYLQEDDLSEECKKLVSNLSKEKGWIASYYYNYQGFWLAPRAIQGVIACQQQFQAQDSDIILVTTPKARTTWLKSLLFVLVNRKKHPIFNQNHPLFVKTPHDLVPFLERDLYRNGQVSDFSSFTSPRLFSTHLPYASLPKSVQDSRTKLVYLCRNPRDTFISMWHFANTVKHNHTDTNSIEEVFDLFCKGVTVYGPFWNHVFDSWKQSIEKPNKVLFLMYEEIKAQPKIQLKRLSEFLECPFSVEEENSGVMDEILRMCSFENLTNLEVNTNGKSSLSGTENKIFFRKGEVGDWKNYFTTEMIEKLNHVIEQKLQGSGLRFLYI from the exons ATGACAACATCTCAAACTCCTCTCAAATATTTACAAGAGGATGACTTAAGTGAAGAGTGTAAAAAATTG GTCTCTAATCTATCCAAAGAAAAAGGATGGATTGCATCATATTACTACAATTATCAAGGTTTTTGGCTAGCACCAAGAGCAATCCAAGGTGTGATTGCATGTCAACAACAATTTCAAGCTCAAGATAGTGATATCATCCTTGTTACAACTCCTAAGGCAAGAACTACTTGGTTAAAATCACTTTTATTTGTTCTGGTAAATCGAAAAAAGCATCCTATTTTTAACCAAAATCACCCTTTATTTGTCAAAACCCCTCATGATCTTGTTCCATTCTTGGAACGTGACCTCTATCGTAATGGTCAAGTCTCTGATTTTTCATCATTCACTTCACCTAGACTCTTTTCAACTCATTTGCCCTATGCTTCGTTGCCAAAATCTGTCCAAGATTCAAGAACCAAACTTGTTTACTTATGTAGGAATCCTAGAGACACTTTTATTTCTATGTGGCATTTTGCAAACACTGTAAAACATAATCACACAGATACCAATTCCATTGAAGAAGTGTTTGATCTTTTTTGCAAGGGTGTGACCGTTTATGGTCCCTTTTGGAATCACGTGTTCGATTCTTGGAAACAAAGCATAGAAAAACCTAACAAAGTACTTTTCTTGATGTATGAAGAAATTAAAGCGCAACCCAAAATTCAGCTTAAACGCTTGTCTGAATTCTTAGAATGTCCATTTTCAGTAGAGGAAGAAAATAGTGGAGTGATGGATGAAATATTAAGAATGTGTAGCTTTGAGAATTTGACCAATTTGGAGGTAAATACAAATGGAAAATCGTCATTATCTGGAAcggaaaataaaattttctttcgtAAAGGAGAAGTTGGAGATTGGAAGAATTATTTTACTACAGAGATGATCGAGAAACTCAACCATGTTATCGAACAAAAGCTTCAAGGATCCGGATTAAGGTTTTTGTACATTTGA
- the LOC107846836 gene encoding cytosolic sulfotransferase 12-like, with product MTTSQTSPFRIFQEDDVSEECKKLVSILPKEKGWIGSYTYNYQGFWTTPKVIEGVIACQQRFHAQDSDIILVTNPKAGTTWLKSLLFVLVNRKEHPIFNQNHPLYVKTPHDLIPFLELDLYHDGEVFDFSSFTSPRLLSTHLPFASLPKSVQDSRTKLVYLCRNPKDTFISMWHFANRLRLHQKDTISIEEMFDFFCKGVNPYGPFWNHVSDYWKQSIEKPNKVLFLMYEEIKAQPTLQLKRLAEFVECPFSVEEEKSGMLDEILRMSSFENLSNLKVNTNGKSSLSGAPNRIFFRKGEVGDWKNYFTIKMNEKLNHVIEQKFQGSGLKFVYN from the coding sequence ATGACAACATCTCAAACTTCTCCTTTCAGAATTTTTCAAGAGGATGATGTAAGTGAAGAGTGCAAGAAATTGGTCTCTATCCTACCCAAAGAAAAAGGATGGATTGGATCTTATACCTATAATTATCAAGGCTTTTGGACGACACCAAAAGTAATCGAAGGTGTGATTGCATGTCAACAACGATTTCATGCTCAAGATAGTGATATCATCCTTGTTACAAATCCTAAAGCAGGAACTACTTGGTTAAAATCACTTTTATTtgttctagtgaatcgaaaggaACATCCTATTTTTAACCAGAATCACCCTTTATATGTCAAAACTCCTCATGATCTTATTCCATTCTTGGAACTTGACCTCTATCATGATGGTGAAGTCTTTGATTTTTCATCATTCACTTCACCTAGACTCTTGTCAACTCATTTGCCCTTTGCTTCGTTGCCAAAATCTGTCCAAGATTCAAGAACCAAACTTGTTTACTTGTGTAGAAATCCCAAGGACACTTTTATTTCTATGTGGCATTTTGCAAATAGATTAAGACTTCATCAGAAAGATACCATTTCCATTGAAGAAATGTTTGATTTTTTCTGTAAGGGAGTGAACCCCTATGGTCCGTTTTGGAATCACGTGTCGGATTATTGGAAACAAAGCATAGAAAAGCCTAACAAAGTACTCTTCTTGATGTATGAAGAAATTAAAGCACAACCTACGCTTCAGCTTAAACGTTTGGCTGAATTCGTGGAATGTCCATTTTCTGTAGAGGAAGAAAAGAGTGGCATGTTGGATGAAATATTAAGAATGTCCAGCTTTGAAAATTTGAGCAATTTGAAGGTGAATACAAATGGGAAATCGTCATTATCTGGAGCGCCAAATAGAATATTCTTTCGTAAGGGGGAAGTTGGAGATTGGAAGAATTATTTTACTATAAAGATGAATGAGAAACTCAACCATGTTATTGAACAAAAGTTTCAAGGATCTGGATTAAAATTTGTGTACAATTGA